Proteins from a genomic interval of Methanobacteriaceae archaeon:
- a CDS encoding CFI-box-CTERM domain-containing protein yields MYEIKIQNKITEAQIIIDGFLDILRKNDSEMGLKICQEKDLTMHYKKMSSIIKYMERMDPPWEFRMAHPGIILALTNYRSAIMELLNYCHDKDQKHLEFMLNLMEQGCQLMEENEHHMLKMNREDGKVREERFKNKCFIATAAYGDFNAPEVISLRNFRDYYLLKRIWGRILVEIYYHTSPPVAGYLENHSKLSNYTKKCLNNLLKYINRQNRY; encoded by the coding sequence ATGTATGAAATTAAAATACAGAACAAGATCACAGAGGCCCAGATAATCATAGACGGTTTTTTAGATATTTTAAGAAAAAATGATTCGGAAATGGGGCTTAAAATATGTCAAGAAAAAGATCTGACCATGCACTATAAAAAAATGAGCAGTATAATAAAATATATGGAGCGCATGGACCCACCTTGGGAATTTAGAATGGCTCACCCGGGAATTATTCTAGCATTGACCAACTATCGCTCGGCCATAATGGAACTGCTTAATTACTGTCATGATAAGGATCAAAAGCACCTGGAATTCATGCTTAATTTAATGGAACAAGGTTGTCAACTAATGGAAGAAAATGAGCATCATATGTTGAAAATGAATCGTGAAGACGGAAAAGTGAGGGAAGAAAGATTCAAAAACAAATGCTTTATTGCCACTGCGGCCTACGGAGATTTTAATGCTCCAGAAGTGATTAGTTTAAGGAATTTCAGGGACTATTACCTTCTTAAAAGAATCTGGGGCCGAATTTTGGTTGAAATTTATTACCATACCAGCCCTCCAGTTGCTGGCTATTTAGAAAATCATTCTAAATTATCTAATTACACTAAGAAATGTTTAAACAATCTTTTAAAATATATTAACCGACAAAATAGGTATTAG
- a CDS encoding PAS domain S-box protein produces the protein MNAEMRVVYFNSAAEEILKRGRHEIMGMDIFEAFPRIKGSFFEEKYYESIESERKVCFDAYFGEPPHETWYYFRIIPNSNEISIFLRNITKEKKTEQILSQEKEKYHLLADNATEIICTHDYEGICTYISPYIKKLLGYSSEELTGKNVYNIIPPSERDLIKQKQKYLCFKNKIVSFEHRLIKKDGSYLWVESKTNSVMDSNGEFQYFIVTTRDLSHHKKTEKHLNETEHYYRTIFENTGTASVIIEKDKTISLVNSEFAKLYGLPKEEIEGKLKCTSFVHPSYQKIMGRYQSQRFLDPDSVPRNYEFKFLDYEQESKDVFTTASIIPGAQKSLLSLIDVSERNRANNRLKWELKVNESLNKIYAPLISSQTSLEDIAYVILAQAMELTDSTSGFVSEIIPETKNMLILSMMPPVPDNYYFSKPIIRTGENEKGSLMSHSFNKNEGFFTNNASHHPLFKNIKGHLNINRFLSVPVLNDGINVGQIAVSNSKKDYTQNDVEALERLADFYTLALQKVGNENKILESLEEKKVLLREIHHRVKNNLQIISSLLNLQSQYIEDDVTHDVLIGSQNRVRSMALIHEKLYGSISLNHIDFGEYVKNLSESLINSYIEIPGNVKIHIDIKNVYLNIETAIPCGLMINELISNSLKHGFKESKGNIKIKMAPKNEEYILKICDDGVGFPEEIDFRNTETLGMQLINSLVKQLDGEIKLVKNSGSCFIINFKELCYKKRI, from the coding sequence ATAAATGCTGAAATGAGAGTTGTTTATTTTAATAGTGCTGCTGAGGAGATTTTAAAAAGAGGTCGGCACGAAATCATGGGAATGGACATTTTTGAAGCATTCCCCCGAATAAAAGGATCTTTTTTTGAAGAAAAATATTATGAATCAATTGAAAGCGAAAGAAAAGTTTGTTTTGATGCTTATTTTGGAGAGCCCCCCCATGAAACATGGTATTATTTCAGAATAATCCCTAATTCCAATGAAATTTCCATATTTTTAAGAAATATAACTAAAGAGAAAAAAACAGAGCAGATACTATCCCAAGAAAAGGAAAAATATCATCTATTGGCAGATAATGCTACGGAGATAATATGTACTCATGACTATGAGGGAATATGTACCTATATCTCCCCCTATATCAAAAAACTCCTGGGATACTCTTCAGAGGAATTAACAGGTAAAAACGTGTATAATATAATACCTCCCTCTGAACGAGATTTAATTAAGCAAAAACAAAAATATCTTTGTTTTAAAAACAAAATAGTTAGTTTTGAACATAGATTAATAAAAAAAGATGGTAGTTACTTGTGGGTTGAATCCAAAACCAATTCAGTTATGGATTCAAATGGCGAATTTCAGTATTTTATTGTAACTACTCGAGATTTAAGTCATCACAAAAAGACTGAGAAACATTTAAATGAAACCGAACATTACTATAGAACTATTTTTGAAAACACGGGAACCGCATCAGTTATTATTGAAAAAGATAAAACGATTTCTCTGGTTAATTCTGAATTCGCAAAGCTTTATGGGCTTCCCAAAGAGGAAATTGAAGGCAAATTAAAGTGTACCTCATTTGTACATCCCAGTTACCAGAAAATAATGGGCCGTTATCAATCTCAGAGATTTTTGGATCCAGATTCCGTTCCCAGGAACTATGAATTCAAGTTTTTAGACTATGAACAGGAATCTAAAGACGTTTTTACGACCGCCAGTATAATTCCTGGTGCTCAAAAATCATTACTCTCCCTAATAGATGTGAGTGAACGAAACCGTGCTAATAATCGACTTAAATGGGAATTAAAAGTCAATGAATCTTTAAATAAAATTTATGCACCATTAATTTCTTCCCAAACCAGCTTGGAAGATATTGCATATGTTATTTTGGCCCAGGCCATGGAATTAACGGATAGTACATCTGGTTTTGTAAGCGAGATAATTCCTGAAACTAAAAACATGCTGATTCTTTCTATGATGCCACCTGTTCCCGATAACTATTATTTTTCCAAACCAATTATCCGAACCGGTGAAAATGAGAAGGGTAGTTTAATGAGCCACAGCTTTAATAAAAACGAGGGTTTTTTTACTAATAATGCATCTCACCACCCTTTATTTAAAAATATCAAAGGCCACCTAAATATCAATAGATTTCTTTCAGTTCCTGTTTTAAATGATGGAATAAATGTAGGTCAAATTGCAGTTTCCAATTCTAAAAAAGATTACACCCAAAATGATGTGGAAGCCTTGGAAAGGCTGGCTGATTTTTACACCCTTGCCTTGCAAAAAGTTGGAAATGAAAACAAAATCCTGGAGTCTTTAGAGGAGAAGAAAGTACTTCTAAGGGAAATTCACCACCGGGTTAAAAATAATCTACAGATAATTTCCAGTTTATTGAATCTACAAAGCCAGTATATTGAAGATGATGTAACTCACGATGTTTTAATTGGAAGCCAGAATCGTGTACGATCTATGGCCCTGATTCACGAGAAATTATATGGCTCCATCAGTTTAAATCATATTGATTTCGGAGAATACGTAAAAAACCTTTCAGAAAGCCTTATAAATAGCTATATCGAAATTCCAGGTAATGTGAAAATACACATTGATATTAAAAATGTTTATTTGAATATAGAAACAGCTATTCCCTGCGGATTAATGATAAATGAATTAATATCCAACAGCCTAAAGCACGGTTTTAAAGAGTCTAAAGGAAACATAAAAATAAAAATGGCTCCTAAAAACGAAGAATATATTTTAAAAATTTGTGATGATGGTGTAGGTTTCCCCGAAGAAATTGATTTCAGAAATACTGAAACTTTGGGAATGCAATTAATAAATAGTCTGGTTAAGCAGCTTGATGGTGAGATAAAACTGGTTAAAAATTCAGGCTCTTGTTTTATTATTAATTTTAAAGAGTTGTGCTATAAAAAAAGAATTTAA
- the dapF gene encoding diaminopimelate epimerase → MSKVNILFSKMHGLGNDYVVIDEIESECVSEDKKSELVVELCRRGFSVGADGAIFVAPATGEGDIKFRIFNADGSEAEMCGNGIRCFSKFVYDNGIIRKEKMDVETLAGIKTVEMTLSNGKVESCRVNMGKATFKTSEIPMDVAEDEFVDKLLKVEGQPMQMTALSVGNPHAVIFVDNAGEIDLDKWGPAIENHPSFPQRTNVHFVEVVSTKEIIMATWERGAGPTLACGTGATSCVIAGNKLEKLAESVLVHLPGGELQIDVYSEENELGAFMEGDAVLVFDGIMVMDV, encoded by the coding sequence ATGAGTAAAGTTAACATTTTATTTTCTAAAATGCACGGTCTAGGAAACGATTACGTGGTAATTGATGAGATTGAGAGTGAATGTGTTAGTGAAGATAAAAAAAGCGAACTTGTGGTGGAATTATGCCGCAGAGGATTCTCAGTAGGTGCTGATGGAGCAATATTTGTAGCACCTGCTACGGGAGAAGGAGATATAAAATTCCGTATATTCAATGCCGATGGTAGTGAAGCTGAGATGTGTGGAAATGGTATAAGATGTTTTTCCAAGTTTGTTTATGATAATGGGATTATTCGCAAGGAAAAAATGGATGTAGAAACCCTAGCCGGAATTAAAACGGTTGAGATGACTCTTTCGAATGGGAAAGTTGAATCTTGCAGGGTTAACATGGGTAAAGCCACCTTTAAAACTAGTGAAATACCTATGGATGTAGCAGAAGATGAATTTGTAGATAAATTACTCAAGGTAGAAGGACAACCCATGCAGATGACAGCTTTAAGTGTGGGAAATCCTCATGCCGTTATATTTGTAGATAATGCTGGTGAAATTGACCTTGATAAATGGGGCCCGGCCATTGAGAATCATCCATCATTTCCCCAAAGAACCAATGTGCACTTTGTAGAAGTGGTTTCTACTAAAGAAATAATTATGGCTACTTGGGAACGAGGAGCAGGCCCTACTTTGGCCTGTGGTACTGGAGCTACTTCTTGTGTCATTGCAGGTAATAAACTGGAAAAATTAGCAGAAAGCGTACTGGTGCACTTACCTGGTGGAGAACTCCAAATTGATGTTTATTCTGAAGAAAACGAATTAGGGGCCTTCATGGAAGGAGATGCTGTTTTAGTATTTGATGGAATAATGGTTATGGATGTTTAA
- the lysA gene encoding diaminopimelate decarboxylase yields the protein MVFDLEISEKGNLSIGGADATEIVREYGTPLYVIDENKVRENYRRVYEAFSKHYDDFQIFYACKANTNLSVLRILEQEGSGIDAVSPGEIYTSSLTGFDPQRILYTGNNVKDEEMEFAIESGVRLNVDSVSQLKRLAKIVDPKGFKISFRVNPMVGAGHHEHCITGGEMSKFGIMEKEAVEVYKLAKELGFDPVGIHTHIGSGILDPEPFKLAVTTLMDIAGDIAENAGVKFEFIDFGGGLGIPYTPEEDILDIETFAKEITDLFKEKLAQYNLGKPTMCIEPGRYIVGDASYLLAKVNTIKQSYRKFVGVDAGFNTLLRPAMYGSYHHIVVANKPQAEAVEEIDVAGNVCESGDLFARDRTLPEIEEGDIIAIMNAGAYAFSMASQYNSRPRPAEVLVKDGEMDLIRERESMADVLNKQILPARLLK from the coding sequence ATGGTTTTCGATTTAGAAATTAGCGAAAAAGGCAATCTAAGTATTGGCGGTGCCGACGCTACAGAGATTGTCCGGGAGTATGGAACTCCTTTATATGTTATAGATGAGAATAAAGTGCGAGAAAATTACCGTCGAGTTTACGAGGCTTTTTCCAAGCATTATGATGATTTTCAAATATTTTACGCCTGCAAAGCCAATACCAACCTTTCTGTGCTGCGTATTTTAGAACAAGAAGGTAGTGGCATAGATGCAGTATCTCCTGGAGAAATTTATACTTCTTCACTCACGGGATTTGATCCTCAAAGAATCCTTTACACTGGAAACAATGTAAAAGATGAAGAAATGGAGTTTGCCATAGAAAGTGGTGTTAGATTAAATGTGGATTCTGTTTCTCAGCTTAAAAGACTGGCCAAAATCGTGGATCCTAAAGGTTTTAAAATATCTTTCCGGGTAAATCCTATGGTCGGGGCTGGCCACCATGAGCATTGTATCACTGGTGGAGAAATGAGTAAATTTGGAATAATGGAAAAAGAAGCTGTGGAAGTATATAAATTAGCTAAAGAGCTTGGATTTGATCCGGTAGGTATACATACTCACATTGGATCCGGTATTCTGGATCCAGAACCATTCAAATTAGCAGTAACCACTCTCATGGATATTGCAGGTGATATTGCAGAGAATGCTGGAGTTAAATTTGAATTTATAGACTTTGGTGGGGGACTGGGAATTCCTTATACTCCTGAAGAGGATATACTGGACATTGAAACCTTTGCCAAAGAAATCACGGATTTATTCAAGGAAAAATTGGCTCAATACAATCTGGGAAAACCAACCATGTGTATAGAACCTGGAAGGTATATAGTAGGCGATGCATCTTACTTACTGGCTAAAGTAAACACGATAAAACAGAGTTATCGTAAATTTGTAGGAGTAGATGCAGGATTCAATACTTTGCTGCGTCCGGCCATGTATGGTTCCTATCACCACATTGTGGTGGCTAACAAACCTCAAGCAGAAGCAGTGGAAGAAATAGACGTTGCTGGAAATGTATGTGAATCAGGAGACCTTTTTGCCAGAGATAGAACTCTTCCAGAGATAGAAGAAGGAGATATAATCGCTATTATGAATGCCGGGGCCTATGCCTTTTCCATGGCTTCTCAATATAATTCACGGCCAAGGCCAGCAGAAGTACTGGTAAAAGATGGTGAAATGGATTTAATAAGGGAACGAGAATCTATGGCTGATGTTTTAAATAAACAAATCCTTCCTGCAAGACTTTTAAAATAA